A genomic segment from Armatimonadia bacterium encodes:
- a CDS encoding sugar phosphate isomerase/epimerase, with translation MFAPKIACQTLPYSEFPFERAVQGIAAAGYPYFSFGVTHQGQETPSPLDPDATVLGYAQQVRNAGMEPVMMFRPRAELTGDGGIDQFKRRLDQAKLIGVEQVLAWGPWGYKSWPEERFSDEELEALAAPWYEAMALAAKHAEEVGVTIVFKPHTGVTATAALCRRTVERIGSPAVAVCYDGGNVSFYEGIDPAEDLKACADVTRALCVKDHVGPRANALFPCPGDGEVDHESMLRTLAAYDFAGPVAVERFEGHHKKADMSAELVDKLAAKAYQHLRTVVERVSAEL, from the coding sequence ATGTTCGCGCCGAAGATCGCCTGTCAGACTCTCCCCTACTCCGAGTTTCCCTTCGAGCGTGCGGTGCAAGGCATCGCCGCCGCTGGATACCCCTACTTCTCCTTCGGAGTGACTCACCAGGGCCAGGAGACTCCGTCGCCTCTGGACCCTGATGCCACCGTGCTGGGGTACGCGCAGCAAGTGCGCAATGCCGGGATGGAGCCGGTCATGATGTTCAGGCCCCGTGCAGAGCTGACTGGCGACGGCGGCATCGACCAGTTCAAGCGCCGGCTCGATCAGGCGAAGCTGATCGGTGTGGAGCAGGTGCTTGCCTGGGGGCCCTGGGGCTACAAGAGCTGGCCGGAGGAGCGATTCTCAGACGAGGAACTGGAGGCGCTTGCCGCACCATGGTATGAGGCGATGGCCCTTGCTGCGAAGCACGCAGAGGAGGTCGGCGTTACCATCGTGTTCAAGCCCCACACCGGGGTCACGGCGACCGCCGCTCTCTGCCGGAGAACCGTGGAGCGCATCGGTTCGCCCGCCGTGGCCGTCTGCTACGACGGCGGGAATGTGAGCTTCTACGAAGGCATCGACCCCGCCGAGGACCTCAAGGCCTGTGCCGACGTGACGCGTGCCCTGTGCGTGAAGGACCACGTGGGGCCTCGTGCGAACGCGCTGTTCCCCTGTCCCGGCGATGGCGAGGTTGACCACGAGTCGATGCTGCGCACGCTGGCTGCCTACGACTTCGCTGGACCGGTGGCCGTCGAGCGCTTCGAGGGGCACCACAAGAAGGCCGACATGTCCGCTGAACTGGTGGACAAGCTGGCAGCGAAGGCGTACCAGCATCTGCGGACCGTTGTTGAGCGGGTCTCGGCGGAGCTCTAG
- a CDS encoding DUF362 domain-containing protein, with protein sequence MMSLGRNSHNHKGFTYALVVWVLMGSLCGVAADPGREPGPATVAVVTATGFLGPDSFLTPQSIYPLGKQDYRTVARMLDRAAMLATSTTRISDAWASLVSSSDRVGILIDVQQPPVSLTLLDAVLDRVTEAGVRPSNIIVWAEDERSLFSAGLALCTDTDGVRILGAESEGFRDGLSRIVLNYCDVLINVSRLRPDRRIGMWGATANQTACVPQVDRLRLLAKQQELPSAAARPSCRTKFRLHLVDALQPSYEPGAQKMPPYWNCGTLLASADCVAVDVTGRQLLEAKRGQVHGVPWPLDPEPVYLKSACEGYRLGQWNPQLISTIESSVTN encoded by the coding sequence ATGATGTCGCTTGGACGCAATTCACACAATCACAAAGGCTTCACCTACGCCCTCGTGGTGTGGGTGCTGATGGGTTCGCTGTGCGGGGTCGCAGCCGATCCCGGAAGGGAACCCGGACCGGCGACCGTGGCCGTCGTGACGGCGACGGGGTTCCTCGGCCCGGACAGCTTCCTGACGCCACAGAGCATCTACCCTCTGGGCAAGCAAGACTACCGAACGGTCGCCCGGATGCTAGACCGGGCAGCCATGCTCGCCACCTCGACGACAAGAATCAGCGACGCCTGGGCGAGCCTGGTATCGTCTTCAGACCGGGTAGGCATCCTGATCGATGTTCAGCAGCCACCAGTCTCGCTGACGCTTCTGGACGCTGTGCTTGACCGCGTGACGGAGGCCGGCGTTCGGCCCAGTAACATCATCGTATGGGCTGAGGACGAGCGCTCGCTTTTCAGCGCGGGCCTGGCGCTCTGCACGGATACCGATGGTGTGCGAATCCTGGGAGCGGAGTCTGAGGGGTTCAGGGACGGCCTCAGTCGCATCGTCCTGAACTACTGCGACGTGTTGATCAACGTGAGCCGTCTGCGGCCTGACCGCCGGATTGGGATGTGGGGTGCGACGGCAAATCAGACCGCGTGCGTGCCGCAGGTCGACCGTCTGCGGCTGTTGGCGAAGCAGCAGGAACTCCCTTCGGCGGCAGCACGCCCCTCTTGTCGCACCAAGTTCCGGCTGCATCTGGTCGATGCACTCCAGCCGTCCTATGAGCCCGGGGCGCAGAAGATGCCGCCCTACTGGAACTGCGGCACTCTCCTGGCCTCCGCCGACTGTGTTGCGGTGGACGTGACCGGCAGGCAACTGCTCGAGGCCAAGCGCGGACAGGTGCATGGCGTCCCCTGGCCGCTGGATCCTGAACCCGTGTACCTCAAGTCGGCCTGCGAAGGCTACCGCCTCGGCCAGTGGAACCCACAGCTCATCAGCACCATCGAGTCCTCGGTCACCAACTGA
- a CDS encoding isocitrate/isopropylmalate dehydrogenase family protein, with amino-acid sequence MHKVTFIPGDGTGPEVAYAMKQCVEATGVDIEWEEVQAGVDVMEEKGTPLPPEVLESIRRNKLAIKGPISTPVGKGFRSVNVALRRELDLYACLRPCKYYEGVRSRYPEADLVIVRENTEDLYAGIEFEMGTLECLKLIDGIREISGYEIRQDAGISIKPISVFGTERIVRFAFEYAIKNGRRKVTAVHKANIMKFSDGLFLKTARRIAEEEYSDSGIEFEDRIVDNMCMQLVQKPELYDVLVLPNLYGDILSDLACGLVGGLGVAPGANLGEGCAVFEPTHGSAPKYKGQNKVNPTATVLSGVLMLRHLGEAEAADRLEAAVAAVIKEGKTVTYDMKADRDDPTAVGTSQMADAICAAL; translated from the coding sequence ATGCACAAGGTCACGTTCATCCCCGGTGACGGTACCGGGCCCGAAGTTGCCTACGCAATGAAGCAGTGCGTCGAGGCCACCGGCGTCGACATCGAGTGGGAAGAGGTCCAGGCCGGCGTCGATGTCATGGAGGAGAAGGGGACGCCCCTGCCTCCGGAAGTGCTCGAATCCATCCGGCGCAATAAGCTCGCCATCAAGGGCCCGATCTCGACGCCCGTGGGCAAGGGTTTCCGCAGCGTCAACGTTGCACTCCGCCGCGAACTCGACCTCTATGCCTGCCTGCGGCCCTGCAAGTACTACGAAGGCGTCCGGTCGCGCTATCCCGAAGCCGACCTGGTGATCGTGCGCGAAAACACAGAGGACCTATATGCCGGCATCGAGTTCGAGATGGGTACCCTCGAGTGCCTCAAGCTCATCGACGGCATCCGAGAGATCTCAGGCTATGAGATCCGCCAGGACGCCGGGATCAGCATCAAGCCCATCTCCGTCTTCGGTACGGAGCGCATCGTCCGGTTCGCCTTCGAGTACGCGATCAAGAACGGCCGCCGCAAGGTCACCGCGGTGCACAAGGCCAACATCATGAAGTTCAGTGACGGCCTGTTCCTCAAGACCGCCCGGCGCATCGCGGAAGAGGAGTACAGCGACAGCGGCATCGAGTTCGAGGACCGCATCGTCGACAACATGTGCATGCAGCTTGTGCAGAAGCCCGAACTGTACGACGTGCTGGTGCTTCCGAACCTCTACGGTGACATCCTCAGCGACCTGGCCTGCGGTCTGGTCGGCGGCCTGGGAGTGGCGCCCGGAGCGAACCTCGGCGAGGGTTGCGCGGTCTTCGAGCCCACCCACGGGAGCGCCCCGAAGTACAAGGGCCAAAACAAGGTCAACCCGACGGCAACCGTTCTTTCCGGTGTGCTGATGCTGCGCCACCTGGGCGAGGCCGAAGCAGCAGACCGACTTGAGGCGGCCGTCGCGGCCGTCATCAAGGAGGGCAAGACCGTCACCTACGACATGAAGGCCGACCGTGACGACCCGACGGCAGTGGGGACCAGCCAGATGGCCGACGCCATCTGTGCAGCCCTGTAG
- a CDS encoding acetylxylan esterase, giving the protein MTYYDNAFEAKPGLINRGQQDRQHLLRVETEDFLRGLHEAYPERQSEYWHRDYSSTEAFLQSVEPNRERWLAAVGDFGTPVADMNPLLEPWLENDDMIGWWVTFDLYPGFRGRATLVLPKKAQGPLPLVICQHGIGSSPERVFGFLDDSSIYHSYGQAVVRAGYAVVAPCNVTEGAPRARYTRLCTMLGKTLWGLEIARTKRLLDYCETRPEIDTSRIGMWGISLGGAYTIFTMPLEPRIKAGIICAWFNHRIKKMVIDDPRYSCFLSVNEEHIFIPGWLREFTDSDLISLICPRAVMSQTGKADGISWWPFVQEEFAASREHYDRLGYGDRIELDLHEGGHEIHLDEGLRFLDKWLVQSPF; this is encoded by the coding sequence ATGACCTACTACGACAATGCCTTCGAAGCCAAGCCCGGTCTCATCAATCGCGGTCAGCAGGACCGCCAGCACCTGCTGCGCGTCGAGACCGAGGACTTCCTGCGAGGGCTTCACGAGGCCTACCCCGAGCGTCAGAGCGAGTACTGGCACCGCGACTACTCGTCGACCGAGGCCTTCCTACAGTCCGTGGAGCCGAACCGCGAGCGTTGGCTTGCCGCCGTCGGGGACTTCGGCACACCCGTCGCGGACATGAACCCGCTCCTCGAGCCCTGGCTCGAGAACGACGACATGATCGGCTGGTGGGTCACCTTTGACCTGTACCCAGGCTTCCGCGGTCGTGCTACACTGGTGCTTCCGAAGAAGGCGCAAGGGCCGCTTCCTCTGGTGATCTGTCAGCATGGCATCGGCAGTTCGCCCGAGAGGGTCTTCGGGTTCCTCGATGACAGCTCGATCTACCACAGCTACGGTCAGGCGGTCGTTCGCGCCGGTTACGCAGTTGTGGCCCCGTGCAATGTCACCGAGGGAGCGCCCAGGGCTCGCTACACGCGCCTGTGCACCATGCTGGGCAAGACCTTGTGGGGTCTGGAGATCGCCCGCACCAAGCGGCTGCTGGACTACTGCGAGACTCGGCCGGAGATCGACACCTCGCGCATCGGCATGTGGGGCATCAGCCTCGGCGGCGCCTACACCATCTTCACCATGCCGCTGGAGCCGCGCATCAAGGCCGGGATCATCTGCGCCTGGTTCAACCACCGGATCAAGAAGATGGTGATCGACGACCCCCGGTACAGTTGCTTCCTGTCCGTCAACGAGGAGCACATCTTCATCCCCGGCTGGCTGCGGGAGTTCACCGACAGCGACCTGATCTCGCTGATCTGCCCGCGAGCGGTGATGTCGCAGACCGGGAAGGCGGACGGGATCTCCTGGTGGCCCTTCGTGCAGGAGGAGTTCGCAGCGTCGCGGGAGCACTACGACCGGCTCGGCTACGGTGACCGCATCGAGCTGGATCTGCATGAAGGAGGCCACGAGATCCACCTGGACGAGGGGCTGCGGTTCCTCGACAAGTGGCTCGTGCAGTCACCCTTCTAG
- the holA gene encoding DNA polymerase III subunit delta: MRQPKPEQLNTSAPITLIYGSSAALRGRLVESIIDANLPGEEREWGLEIVDAQEIGAAGAAGQLAGGSLMAQTRVVVIRNAEKLPAAQQGIIAKALQRLAPGTTVVIDAASSDDYRKKGAPVSADLRKAVEAAGQIFEATTPGDRDLPGWVIDEVATHGKRMPMAAARAFVDTVGAQVDQAINELDKLLTYVGPEQEEVTVADVRAVVTGERESTVFDLVDAIGRRDARTALEALPDLLPASGAQGAAMPLLAMVARQLRLVWQAKALQNAGLSLEDAKRLPADWSDKLPGEHNFFDSTRGRNFLTRKYAEQARNFSDVQLVRAFAKVYETDLALKGQTRERMDDRLALEMLIVDLCRL; this comes from the coding sequence GTGCGGCAACCCAAGCCCGAGCAACTGAACACTTCCGCACCCATCACCCTCATCTACGGGTCCTCCGCCGCGCTGCGGGGAAGGCTGGTCGAGAGCATTATCGACGCCAACCTGCCCGGTGAGGAGCGCGAATGGGGGCTGGAGATCGTTGACGCACAGGAGATTGGGGCAGCCGGTGCCGCGGGTCAGCTTGCCGGCGGCTCGCTCATGGCGCAGACCCGGGTCGTCGTCATCCGCAATGCGGAGAAGCTACCTGCCGCCCAGCAGGGGATCATCGCAAAGGCCCTGCAGAGACTGGCACCGGGAACGACGGTCGTCATCGATGCCGCCTCTTCGGACGACTACCGCAAGAAGGGCGCACCCGTCTCCGCAGACCTGAGGAAGGCCGTCGAGGCCGCCGGGCAGATCTTCGAGGCCACGACGCCCGGCGACCGCGACCTGCCGGGATGGGTCATCGATGAAGTCGCCACCCACGGGAAGAGGATGCCCATGGCGGCAGCGAGAGCCTTCGTGGACACGGTCGGAGCGCAGGTGGATCAGGCTATCAACGAGCTCGACAAGCTGCTGACCTACGTTGGTCCCGAGCAGGAGGAAGTGACTGTTGCCGACGTGCGCGCCGTGGTCACCGGCGAGCGAGAGAGCACGGTCTTCGATCTCGTGGATGCCATCGGTCGGCGTGACGCACGCACGGCGCTCGAGGCTCTGCCCGACCTGCTTCCGGCAAGCGGCGCACAGGGAGCTGCAATGCCCCTACTGGCAATGGTCGCGCGGCAACTGCGGCTTGTCTGGCAGGCCAAGGCACTTCAGAACGCCGGGCTGAGCCTGGAGGACGCCAAGCGCCTGCCTGCCGACTGGTCTGACAAGCTCCCGGGGGAGCACAACTTTTTCGACTCCACGCGCGGCCGCAACTTCCTGACCCGCAAGTATGCTGAGCAGGCTCGCAACTTCAGCGACGTGCAACTCGTTCGCGCTTTCGCGAAGGTCTACGAGACCGACCTGGCACTCAAAGGCCAAACCCGCGAGCGGATGGATGACCGGCTGGCCCTCGAGATGCTCATCGTGGACCTGTGCCGTCTCTGA
- a CDS encoding secretin N-terminal domain-containing protein, with translation MRAFALACVVVVASLPALAQNNPTLITLRWADASLTAALLNNEQPPPAEELHACRQRWVDGFGARVARALPRNLDGVSPNWYYASTLAVAPREQISNQGNLAALRPRGVDSIVAIEAQNALLVSGTAAGIDQLREVLAMLDVKPRMVSIEATLLDSPTSVTDEWGVDFATQVGNLLIARVGAAPASGLQGAYRRGNTRVVGGWNRETSQGQTLTAASVTTTNNIPAVLSVGRMLPYTNTQVSYDYYGNRSVTYETDAVFIGSELFVQPRINGDDSVTMVLRPTFIEAAGTLIAPNGVSLPITDTVSTQTVVTVPDGQTIQIGGFERSRQEYSTRFGGLLSGRDSRTYSHPRLFVTPHIIRDVPELGQ, from the coding sequence ATGCGTGCTTTTGCCCTTGCCTGTGTGGTGGTCGTCGCGTCGCTCCCCGCACTGGCCCAGAACAACCCGACGCTGATCACGCTACGCTGGGCTGATGCCTCCCTGACGGCGGCCCTGCTCAACAACGAGCAGCCGCCACCGGCTGAGGAGCTACATGCCTGTCGTCAGCGCTGGGTCGACGGCTTTGGGGCACGTGTAGCGCGGGCCCTCCCCAGGAATCTGGATGGCGTCAGCCCGAACTGGTACTACGCCTCGACCCTGGCAGTCGCTCCACGCGAGCAGATCAGCAATCAGGGCAACCTCGCGGCCTTACGACCGCGAGGCGTCGACAGCATCGTCGCAATCGAGGCGCAGAACGCCCTGCTGGTGAGTGGAACTGCGGCCGGCATCGACCAACTCCGCGAGGTTCTGGCGATGCTCGATGTGAAGCCGCGGATGGTGAGCATCGAGGCCACCTTGCTGGACAGCCCCACCAGCGTGACCGATGAGTGGGGTGTCGACTTCGCCACCCAGGTGGGGAACCTGCTCATCGCCCGGGTCGGGGCTGCCCCGGCCAGTGGTTTGCAGGGCGCATACCGTCGGGGGAACACGAGGGTCGTCGGTGGCTGGAACCGTGAGACGAGCCAGGGCCAGACCCTGACTGCGGCCAGCGTGACGACAACCAACAACATCCCTGCTGTGCTGAGTGTGGGCCGGATGCTGCCCTACACCAACACGCAGGTCAGCTATGACTACTACGGCAACCGGTCGGTGACCTACGAGACCGATGCCGTCTTCATCGGTAGCGAGCTCTTCGTGCAGCCGCGGATCAACGGCGACGACAGCGTCACCATGGTCCTGCGCCCGACCTTCATCGAGGCCGCCGGCACGCTGATTGCGCCCAACGGAGTGTCCCTGCCGATCACAGACACGGTCTCCACGCAGACCGTCGTCACCGTGCCCGATGGCCAGACAATCCAGATTGGCGGCTTCGAGCGCAGTCGCCAGGAGTACAGTACGCGCTTCGGGGGATTGCTCAGTGGGCGCGACTCCCGCACCTACTCTCACCCGAGGCTTTTCGTGACGCCGCATATCATACGCGATGTGCCGGAGCTGGGGCAGTAG